The sequence below is a genomic window from Cerasicoccus sp. TK19100.
GGGTTTCACCGGATGGGACAGTGAATGCCTTTGATATCACTGAATTCAGTGCCCACCTCGATTCGGGTAATCCTGGTGAAATTTTTCCTGTGCATAGCGTATTCGCTCGTGTGCTGGGAGCCGATGGGCAAATGGCTTGGATCTATTATGATGATGAAAGCTATTGGGAGCACTGGTTTGGGTTTAATAAGAAATATTCATCTTTACCTGACAGATTGATCCCGTTTGCTGCGAGCGCCTTGATCTGGCGACAAAACATCCCTGAGGCGGATGTCCGTACTCTCGCGAAACTCTACAGCACAGTTCAAGGTGACGGCATGCCTGCCCCGGTGATGGCTAACATTGACCGTGATGGCTCGCTTTTCGAAGGGGTTCGTATGAAGGACCCGAATTTCTCGCCCGATCCTGATCTTATTCAATTGGACTGGGAACAAGGCTCAATGATTGTCGATGAGCCGGCTTGGTGCCTCTATGTTGGGAAAGGAGATTTTGAATGTGCAAATCTGAAATTTACTCCTGATGATCCGAACCAGCGCTACGTCATCGCTGCTTTCGCCCTAGATCAGTCAGACTTCGAATCGACTCCCCGTGTGCGTCTCTTTGTGAATACTCCAGGCCGGCTCAAGCTCGGCGATTGGGTTGAAAATCGAAGGATTTTGGCCTGCGGCAGGGAGTGGCAAGCTTTCCGAGAATTTAACCCTGTGAACGGCGAAATCTTAGTCGATGAAGTGGAGGATATATTTTTCTACGACTTCATCGATCCGCGTTTGGAATCCGTATTTGCAGAAATCAAGTAATGCACTGATTTAAAATTTTAAATCCCTCAATAACCCGTAGCAATAAATATCATGAAGACAAAGACACTCGTATTCATAGCCGGCACCCTAGTCGCGGCTGCTTCAACTCAACTCAATGCTCAAACCACTTTAATTGATGACAGTTTCACGTCATTTAACACTACCACGTGGACAGGAACTAGCAGCGGTGGAGCTTCTAACCCAGCTAGAGTTTGGAATGGTTCGCGTTTCGTCGTTCGCACCCAGGTGACCAGCCCCAATCCATCGCAGTACAGTTACATGACTTCGAATCAAACGGACATTAACCCATTTGATTCTGCATTAGAGCTCAGTGTGTCCTTCGATATGATTAGTAATCCGCCACTAAATGGTGCGGAGAGTCAGTTTTTTGCGATTGTCGGTGAAGCGGATACAGACAGCTTTGGTAATTATTATCCAAGCACATCGAATTTCAATAATGGATCGGGGGCTCTTGTTTTGAGCATTTCTCAGCGTACAAGTGACTTTTTATTGGAACTTGTTGATTATGGAGGTGGCAACGGTTCAACCGTCGGTCAATACGAAATCAGTGCGATGCCTACCAACTTGATTTGGGGCCTGGATGCTACGGGCGGAAGCAAGAATTGGACAATTTCTCTCTCAGGAGCGACATTCTCGGATACTGGATTGAGTGATAAAGGTGGGGCGTTTAATAACTATTCGGAAGGTAGTGTGTCCCGTCTTAGCTTGGGGGCGATGAATGGTGCTGGTAGTCCCGGAGAGTGGACCAGTGGTACAAATATCTACTTCGAAGACCTAAATGTGACTGCCATTCCTGAGCCAAATGCAGCTTTGGGTTTAGGGCTGTTCGTAGTTCTCTGCGCTGTTATGCGCCGCCGCTATAAACAATAAGCTATGAGCTAACTGACGTAGCTTAACTGGTTTCTGCCCCCTGCCATCGTCTAACTATTTAGTTGGTGGTGGGGTGCTTTGTTTATGGCAAAATACATAAGCATTTCAGTCAGGATGGTTAGTTTAATTACCTTTTAATGCACAGGTTGAAGTCTTCTCTCAAAGCTTTCTTCGGCTATTGGAGTGAGTTTGTAATCTATGGAACTAGCAATCATGCTAATAGGCTCGCTGTAATGATTGTAATACCGATGAGGTCGCGCATCTCATCAGCCTGAGAGCGTTCCGCTCGTAAGCGATGCTATCTTGTCATTTTGAGAAGTTGGAGCCAGTCGGTTTTATCGGACTGATTTGATTTGGGTAGCTAGAATTGAATTATTATTTATGCATTGGATTGATTGGGTCATCACGGTAGTTCCTGTTGCTATCATATTGTATCTGGCCGTGTATAGCCGAAAGTTTGTCCGTGGTGTTGTGGACTTTTTGGCGGCTGGGCGCGTGGCTGGACGCTATGTTTTATCAGCGGGGGATCTTACTTCAGGGCTTAGCGTGATCACCTTGGTCGCTCTTGTGGAGTCGAAGTATCAGGTCGGATATGCATTAACCTTTTGGGAGTATTTAACCGTTCCGGTTGGCATTATCATGGGACTGACAGGATATTGCCTGTATCGCTTCCGAGAGACGCGCTCACTATCGATAGGGCAGTTCCTGGAGATGCGTTATAGTAAGTCTTTACGGATTACTGCCGCATCAATCCGCACCATTGCGGAGATGGTGACAAATGCCATTGGCCCGGCGGTCGCAGCGAACTTTTTTATCTATTTCTTGGGACTGCCGCACAAGGTTATGGTTTTTGGGACGAATCTACCGACCTTTGGCATTGTCGTCGCCTTATCTCTATGCCTGTGCATGGTGGTGATATGGCCCGGTGGCCGGATATCGCTGCTGATTTCGGATGCCTTTCAAGGACTGATGTGCTATCCCATTTTTGTCATCCTTGCTGGTTATATTTTTCTTAAGTTCGGATGGCATGATACCATCGGCCCTGTGATGATAGATCGCGTTGAAGGCGAGAGTTTCATCAACCCCTTCGACATCGAAAAACTGCGGGATTTCAATATCTTTGCTTTGTTCGTCACGATCATGGGCAGTGTTTTGAATCGAGCCAGTTGGATTGGTAATGACACAAGCAGTAGCGGTCGCACGCCACATGAGCAAAAGATGGCCGGGATCCTCGGGACTTGGCGTAACCTCTATGCTGCTCTGATGATGCTGATGGTGGCAGTCATGATTATTGCCCTGATGACTCATAAAAAGTTTGCTGCTGAGTCGACCGACATTCGCTATGAGCTAATGGATATGGTGGCTTTGGAGGCAGTGCCGGATCCGGAACTGCGTGAGAAACTTAATGCTAATCTCGCTGCAGTGCCTGTGCCGCACCATGAGATAGGTACAGACACGCCGCTCTCGCAGGATCGCAACATTGATACACCTTATATCGAGACTGCGCTGGAAACACTAGGGGGCACGCCGGAAGGAAACCTGCAGTATCAAAAATTCAAAACACTCTACCACCAGATGATGCTGCCTGTTGCATTAAAGAATACTTTGCCAGTTGGCTTAATGGGGTTGTTCTGCCTGCTGATGATCATGCTGTTGATCTCGACGGATGATTCGCGTGTCTTCAACGCATCTTCCACAATTGTGCAGGACATTATTTTACCATTTTTCAAGAAGCCGCTTTCTTCTACGCGACATCTACTACTGCTACGATTGACCTCCGCTGTGGTATGTCTGTTTTTCTTTTTCGTTTCGATCTTCTTTGTTCAGATCGACTACATAATTATGTTCACAACGATCATGACGGCGCTGTGGTTGGGAGGGGCTGGCCCAATAATGATTTTTGGTCTCTATAGTCGATTTGGAAATACGGTTGGTGCCTTCGGTGCCTTGATTTTCGGTTCGGGTTTTGCTGCGGTTGGACTTTTTATGCAACGAAATTGGGCGGAGACGGTATATCCTTGGTTGGAATCGAATGGTTGGGCGCTTTCCATCGGCACATTACTAGAGACACTTTCCCGTCCCTTGAATCCCTATATCATTTGGGAAATGAATGAGGTGAAATTTCCGATCAATTCTTACGAACTATATTTTATGGCGATGCTTAGTGGCATAGCTGCTTACGTGATCGGTTCGGCTTTGACTCAGCGTAAACCCTATAATTTGGACCGGTTACTACACCGTGGAGAGTATGATCTGGCACACGAATATAAGGAACCCTTCAAGTGGAGCCTGCATAGTTTTTATAAGAAGCTGATTGGTATTACTCCGGAATATACGCTCGGTGACCGAATTATCGCTTGGTCGGTCTTCGGGTATGCGATCGTCTATAAGTTTGGTTTTTGCTTCCTCGGGGTGCTCATCTGGAATGCGTTCGACCCCTGGCCGGTTGAGTGGTGGAGTAATTATTTCTTTATCACAAGCCTTTGTGTTACTGCAGTTCTGGGTATTATCTCCACCTTCTGGTTTCTGATTGGAGGTATCATTGACATTCGAAAGCTTTTCCGTGATCTGGCTGGCCGTGTCGACGATCCACTCGACAATGGCATGGTCGATGGGCATGTTTCACTGGTCGATAAAGAAGCTTTTGATGCTGTTCGAAGAAGTCGCGAAAAGTAATTGCGTTGCTACGCTCGAAGGGGACTTAGCCAGTGAAGCGGGCTGGATGCAACACCGGCCGCCCTTAGCAGCTCTTGGCTTCGTAAAGGCTTGGGCACCTAGCCTCCGCCCCGGCAATCGGTGTCAGATCACATTCCTAGTTGCCTGGCGGGATGAGAGGATTAAATGTAAT
It includes:
- a CDS encoding sodium:solute symporter family transporter, whose amino-acid sequence is MHWIDWVITVVPVAIILYLAVYSRKFVRGVVDFLAAGRVAGRYVLSAGDLTSGLSVITLVALVESKYQVGYALTFWEYLTVPVGIIMGLTGYCLYRFRETRSLSIGQFLEMRYSKSLRITAASIRTIAEMVTNAIGPAVAANFFIYFLGLPHKVMVFGTNLPTFGIVVALSLCLCMVVIWPGGRISLLISDAFQGLMCYPIFVILAGYIFLKFGWHDTIGPVMIDRVEGESFINPFDIEKLRDFNIFALFVTIMGSVLNRASWIGNDTSSSGRTPHEQKMAGILGTWRNLYAALMMLMVAVMIIALMTHKKFAAESTDIRYELMDMVALEAVPDPELREKLNANLAAVPVPHHEIGTDTPLSQDRNIDTPYIETALETLGGTPEGNLQYQKFKTLYHQMMLPVALKNTLPVGLMGLFCLLMIMLLISTDDSRVFNASSTIVQDIILPFFKKPLSSTRHLLLLRLTSAVVCLFFFFVSIFFVQIDYIIMFTTIMTALWLGGAGPIMIFGLYSRFGNTVGAFGALIFGSGFAAVGLFMQRNWAETVYPWLESNGWALSIGTLLETLSRPLNPYIIWEMNEVKFPINSYELYFMAMLSGIAAYVIGSALTQRKPYNLDRLLHRGEYDLAHEYKEPFKWSLHSFYKKLIGITPEYTLGDRIIAWSVFGYAIVYKFGFCFLGVLIWNAFDPWPVEWWSNYFFITSLCVTAVLGIISTFWFLIGGIIDIRKLFRDLAGRVDDPLDNGMVDGHVSLVDKEAFDAVRRSREK